A window of Bacillus sp. DX3.1 genomic DNA:
CGTACAAAATTTAGGCAGCTGCGCTGGAAAATAAGTGATACGTTAACGATAATGAGTTTATTTTGCTTAGCGTGCATGTTAGTATGGGTGCGGTCATAATGGAGAATAGAGAAATGGAAAGAATAAAATGTACAATTGCATATGATGGCATTAATTTTTGTGGTTATCAAATTCAACCACAGCATCGTACTGTTCAACAAGAAATAGAGAAAGCTTTGCAAAAGGTGCATAAGGGAGAAGCTGTTCGTGTTCAGGCCTCCGGAAGGACCGATTCCACTGTTCATGCAAAAGGACAAGTTATTCATTTTGATACACCATTGTCACTTGCAGAAAGGCAATGGATGAATGCCTTAAATACAATGCTTCCAGATGATGTTATTGTGCGTCAGGTGGAGAAAAAAACAGAAGATTTTCATGCGCGTTACGGTGTTGAGAAAAAAGAATACCGCTATCGTGTATTATTATCCAAAACGGCTGATGTATTTCGTAGACATTACGTATATCAGCATCCATATGCACTGGAAATAGAAGCTATTCGAAAAGCGATTCCTTATTTTATTGGAACGCATGATTTTACTTCATTTTGTTCGGCAAAAACTGACAAAAAAGATAAAGTACGAACAATTTATGAAATAGATTTGATGGAGCAAGGTGATGAGCTAGTCTTTCGCTTTGTTGGGAATGGTTTT
This region includes:
- the truA gene encoding tRNA pseudouridine(38-40) synthase TruA, which codes for MERIKCTIAYDGINFCGYQIQPQHRTVQQEIEKALQKVHKGEAVRVQASGRTDSTVHAKGQVIHFDTPLSLAERQWMNALNTMLPDDVIVRQVEKKTEDFHARYGVEKKEYRYRVLLSKTADVFRRHYVYQHPYALEIEAIRKAIPYFIGTHDFTSFCSAKTDKKDKVRTIYEIDLMEQGDELVFRFVGNGFLYNMVRIIVGTLLSVGQGKIAPESIPDILKKQDRSFAGKMVPGHGLYLWQVNYNN